Proteins from a genomic interval of Spirochaetota bacterium:
- a CDS encoding TetR/AcrR family transcriptional regulator: MITTTRKPHKDTFEKISAEKRERIIKIATQEFAKNGFKGANINIIAKKAGISIGSMYNYFESKEDLLLTVVNEAYKLLEKVLGSVSLENKNFYEKIEELVRAAQKFAREYPEIHQVYLDITSEGLSHLTPRLSRTIEYITIEFYRHELEEAKKAGIVRQDVDINVASLCIDNILVLTQFSYTSEYFKERLKLFIGQDALTDDERIVKGIMDFIKNALMP, translated from the coding sequence ATGATTACAACTACCAGAAAACCTCATAAAGACACATTTGAAAAAATTTCAGCTGAAAAACGTGAACGTATTATCAAGATAGCAACTCAGGAATTTGCAAAAAATGGTTTTAAAGGTGCTAATATCAATATTATTGCCAAAAAAGCTGGTATTAGTATTGGCTCAATGTACAATTATTTTGAAAGCAAAGAAGATCTCCTGCTTACTGTAGTTAATGAAGCATATAAATTATTGGAAAAGGTGTTGGGTTCAGTTAGTTTAGAAAACAAAAATTTCTATGAAAAAATAGAAGAGCTTGTAAGGGCTGCTCAAAAGTTTGCACGAGAGTACCCTGAAATTCATCAGGTGTATCTGGATATAACATCAGAAGGATTGTCACATCTAACTCCTCGGTTATCACGAACTATAGAATATATCACTATTGAGTTTTACCGTCATGAGTTAGAAGAAGCTAAAAAAGCTGGAATTGTGCGACAGGATGTGGATATCAACGTTGCTTCCCTGTGTATTGATAATATTTTGGTATTGACGCAATTTTCGTATACTTCAGAATATTTTAAGGAACGATTAAAGCTTTTTATAGGTCAGGATGCGTTGACTGATGATGAGCGGATTGTAAAAGGCATAATGGATTTTATTAAAAATGCACTGATGCCGTAA
- a CDS encoding TetR/AcrR family transcriptional regulator, producing the protein MKKKNVNIIEVRRNQLTRAAYKVVSRKGYYNFTIRDIAREAGLSTGLVHYYFKNKDDLLVSVLRVMNENLSFYLAKALEHTDDPKEKLILFMDEAFHLVEHEKEYFHVLIDFWTQINHNERMRKANIKLYQSYRAECAKIIREGIDKKVFKDVDVDYTATMIVAFVQGLIIQYIIDPNAFDYSEYTKKIKEQVIENIIR; encoded by the coding sequence ATGAAGAAAAAAAATGTAAATATTATTGAGGTGCGAAGAAATCAATTAACACGTGCTGCATATAAGGTAGTGAGTAGAAAAGGGTATTATAACTTTACAATACGTGATATAGCTAGGGAGGCGGGCTTATCTACAGGCCTGGTGCATTATTATTTTAAAAATAAAGATGATTTATTGGTATCAGTTCTGCGTGTAATGAATGAAAACTTAAGCTTTTATCTTGCCAAAGCATTGGAACATACTGATGATCCAAAAGAAAAACTTATACTGTTTATGGATGAAGCATTCCATCTGGTTGAACACGAAAAGGAATATTTTCATGTGTTGATAGATTTCTGGACACAGATAAATCATAACGAACGTATGCGTAAAGCCAATATCAAGCTATATCAAAGCTATCGTGCTGAATGTGCCAAAATAATTCGTGAGGGAATTGATAAAAAAGTATTTAAGGATGTAGATGTGGATTATACCGCAACAATGATTGTGGCTTTTGTTCAGGGACTTATTATACAGTATATCATTGATCCAAATGCATTTGATTATTCAGAATACACAAAGAAAATTAAAGAGCAAGTAATTGAAAATATTATACGATAG
- a CDS encoding polyprenyl synthetase family protein: MSAQNPDVKLAYNLLNEYCTRDGKRIRPLLLILSYIGYGGDSSAINTLIPVAASLECMHAFLLIQDDIIDGAVLRRGKPAFHKVCDSSYNRYNENIGQWVAIAIADVLMSNAVEMISLLKSSLIPVFLHEFAIIYERTALGQMLDILWANPRNITNDDIPHTIAAMKTAHYTVSGPLRLGYILTGQEDTNELQKLADAGYAIGFAFQMRDDIIGVFGDEQDTGKSSISDIEEGKYTVLLQKTLELLNNTDKTRFTEFFKKKQKSENDILAIKEYIKKSGATEEIQQLIAEHVHKAKTIVQQLQCNDMMKNCMLDFIKSLFG, encoded by the coding sequence TTGTCGGCACAAAATCCCGATGTGAAGCTGGCATATAACCTCCTTAACGAGTATTGCACACGAGATGGCAAGCGTATACGTCCATTGTTGCTCATTTTATCATACATAGGTTATGGTGGCGATAGCTCAGCAATAAATACTCTTATTCCTGTAGCAGCCTCGCTTGAGTGTATGCATGCATTTTTATTAATACAGGATGATATAATAGATGGGGCAGTATTGCGGCGGGGTAAACCGGCATTTCATAAAGTGTGCGATAGCTCCTATAACAGGTACAATGAAAATATTGGACAATGGGTGGCAATAGCTATTGCAGATGTACTCATGAGCAATGCAGTGGAAATGATTTCATTATTAAAATCCTCACTAATTCCCGTGTTTTTACATGAATTTGCCATAATCTATGAACGAACTGCACTGGGACAAATGCTGGATATATTATGGGCAAATCCACGCAATATTACAAACGATGATATCCCACATACAATAGCAGCAATGAAAACAGCGCATTATACAGTTTCAGGGCCATTGCGGCTGGGATATATACTAACAGGACAAGAAGATACAAATGAACTTCAAAAGCTGGCAGATGCGGGATACGCAATAGGCTTTGCTTTTCAGATGCGCGATGATATTATTGGTGTATTTGGTGATGAACAGGATACAGGGAAATCATCAATTTCGGATATTGAAGAAGGTAAATATACAGTTCTTTTACAAAAGACATTGGAACTATTGAACAATACCGATAAAACCCGGTTTACGGAGTTTTTCAAAAAAAAGCAAAAAAGCGAGAATGATATTCTGGCAATAAAAGAATATATAAAAAAGAGTGGCGCAACAGAAGAAATTCAACAACTGATTGCTGAACATGTTCACAAAGCAAAAACAATTGTACAACAATTGCAGTGCAATGATATGATGAAGAATTGTATGCTGGATTTTATAAAGAGTTTATTTGGTTGA
- a CDS encoding family 43 glycosylhydrolase produces MRIKDFMQLTFKEYEGNPIIAPPFPSPIIADPTFVPPNQSPDGRWHLFAHSLMGIHHFISEDGLYYVKRSGAIRNAMRPYIFYENNTYYLYYEKIKPFILWYSWLPHRWYSYIAMRTSKDLQTWSDEKTILTPSLSWHSNQYGHSISNPCIVNHKQSYFLYYSAALTYIHDCGFNEPLYIGLAKAYSPTGPFESLPQPIMEPSKYNRWCNIGCGSFKVVTMDDGFIGLQNGIYWDYTINHSGSAILLYSSKDGIHFTPISNEPLLKPDIQQGSFKRSHVYAFDIKQVNSNWYLYFNARNNWHWTKGKEHIGLLIGSKKS; encoded by the coding sequence ATGAGAATAAAAGATTTCATGCAGCTTACGTTTAAAGAATACGAAGGTAATCCGATAATAGCTCCTCCCTTCCCTTCGCCAATAATTGCTGACCCAACATTTGTACCACCTAATCAATCACCAGATGGCCGATGGCATTTATTTGCACATTCTTTGATGGGAATTCATCACTTTATTTCAGAAGACGGCCTTTATTATGTGAAGCGATCAGGAGCAATACGTAATGCAATGCGTCCCTACATTTTTTATGAAAACAATACGTATTACCTGTATTACGAAAAAATTAAACCGTTTATTTTATGGTATTCATGGCTCCCTCATAGATGGTATTCGTACATTGCAATGCGTACATCAAAAGATTTGCAAACATGGAGTGATGAAAAAACTATTCTAACACCATCACTCAGCTGGCACAGCAATCAATACGGACACTCCATAAGCAATCCATGCATTGTTAACCATAAACAATCATATTTTCTTTATTACAGCGCTGCGTTAACCTACATTCATGATTGCGGCTTTAACGAACCATTGTATATAGGGCTGGCTAAAGCTTACAGCCCCACAGGACCTTTTGAAAGCCTTCCGCAACCAATCATGGAACCATCAAAATATAATCGTTGGTGCAATATTGGGTGTGGTTCGTTTAAAGTTGTAACAATGGACGATGGCTTTATTGGATTGCAAAATGGGATTTACTGGGATTACACCATTAATCATTCCGGTTCAGCTATTTTGCTTTATTCATCAAAAGATGGAATACATTTTACACCGATTTCAAATGAGCCATTACTTAAACCCGATATACAACAAGGTTCTTTTAAAAGAAGTCATGTATATGCTTTTGATATAAAACAGGTTAACAGCAATTGGTATTTGTATTTTAATGCCCGCAATAATTGGCACTGGACTAAAGGGAAAGAACATATTGGATTGCTCATAGGAAGTAAAAAGTCTTAA
- a CDS encoding serine acetyltransferase has product MLKDISENGDYQKHLENVVKTLCQPESYKKVYHRTNHDVPMPSIPQLAEIVEECKLVLFPGYFGNSEITPHNMQYYIGSAIDSIARKLTEQIKRGYCFSCAEGQTMDCIECEHRSRRIMFQFLDMLPEIRRMLALDVQAAYEGDPAAKSHGETIFCYPSITAMIHYRIAHALYVLDVPLIPRIITEMAHSKTGIDIHPGATIGENFFIDHGTGVVIGETTIIGNNVRIYQGVTLGAKSFPLDENGNPIKGIPRHPIVEDDVIIYSGATILGRVTIGKGSVIGGNVWLTESVPPGTHVVQQKPMEMLFEQGGGI; this is encoded by the coding sequence ATGTTAAAAGATATATCGGAAAATGGTGATTACCAGAAACATCTGGAAAATGTGGTAAAAACATTATGCCAGCCCGAATCGTATAAAAAAGTATACCACCGCACCAATCATGATGTCCCAATGCCTTCTATTCCTCAGTTGGCTGAAATTGTGGAGGAATGCAAACTTGTTCTGTTCCCGGGATATTTTGGCAATTCCGAAATTACCCCACATAATATGCAGTATTACATTGGGTCTGCTATTGACAGCATTGCCCGTAAACTTACCGAACAGATCAAACGAGGTTATTGCTTTTCGTGTGCGGAAGGCCAAACAATGGATTGCATTGAGTGTGAGCATCGTTCACGAAGAATAATGTTCCAGTTTCTGGATATGCTGCCCGAAATACGGCGCATGCTTGCGTTAGATGTTCAGGCGGCCTATGAAGGCGATCCAGCAGCCAAAAGCCATGGTGAAACAATATTCTGTTATCCAAGTATCACTGCAATGATACATTACCGAATAGCACATGCACTGTATGTGCTGGATGTACCGCTGATACCCCGAATTATTACTGAAATGGCACATTCAAAAACAGGTATTGATATTCATCCGGGTGCAACTATAGGTGAAAATTTTTTCATAGATCATGGTACAGGAGTTGTTATTGGTGAAACAACAATCATTGGCAATAATGTACGCATTTATCAGGGAGTCACACTGGGCGCAAAGAGTTTCCCACTTGATGAAAACGGAAATCCAATCAAAGGTATACCCCGTCATCCTATTGTAGAAGATGATGTTATTATATATTCAGGTGCTACTATTCTGGGCAGGGTAACAATAGGGAAAGGATCAGTTATAGGTGGTAATGTATGGCTTACCGAAAGTGTACCACCAGGCACACATGTGGTACAGCAAAAGCCAATGGAAATGCTATTTGAACAGGGTGGCGGTATTTAA
- a CDS encoding SpoIIE family protein phosphatase — MKPIAVTLILFLIAITLTGCGPHVEEVQLLEGVWQLTTTDTDDNAHIINDDGISVTLPCVITLPAILKDENSPRTITLPESGYVWIQKEFVMDTIPTNIVALQIGEVMNADITYCNGIVIGRCGRFPPHFKSAWNQFRHYTIPGDVLKKGKNLISIRIYYDAEFWIHAPIRLVGDSSGKALYDYINFMRIHLMQALFFIMLTLAILFLVMFYYQRDSLEYLFFGLSCITVAFPQLLHFFENLYPNLTYSSNTVLKVSQPGLLFFPAFLNLFYRHHVGRNKKWITIIYIIIPVVLTCALIFQNSRSNILFIRNISLIVSLLFMIDLFIASGLQLLQRKKAGLLIFVGIAPMVLLGLHDVLAFGFKIIPSNIVLYVYGLPFLLFIIAIYLVNIFITALRQSKQLNFQLQQLLEDIKRLAFLEKELEIARAIQSQLLPSTIPDIKGLDIAVKFQPALRIGGDIYNIFKLKDGVIIFCADVVGHGIPAAMIASMINILFKMFHMLSVDPGLLLKSLNVNICNMLPQTFVTAACLYINRYEKFIRLARAGHPSVIIQKNDGNVKEYVPKGKALGLKTDNTFETINISVSPGDRVFIYTDGIIEAINCNKEMFGIERLISVITATNIYPSKEAIEKIYSELIQFIGDASFLEDDVTLIMIEIQ; from the coding sequence ATGAAACCAATAGCTGTTACACTAATCCTGTTTCTTATTGCTATAACCCTGACAGGCTGTGGACCGCATGTTGAAGAGGTTCAATTGCTTGAAGGCGTATGGCAGCTGACAACAACTGACACGGATGATAATGCACATATAATCAATGATGATGGCATTTCAGTTACACTGCCCTGCGTAATTACACTTCCCGCTATCCTTAAAGATGAAAATTCGCCAAGAACTATTACATTACCTGAAAGTGGGTATGTATGGATTCAGAAAGAATTTGTCATGGATACCATACCCACCAATATCGTTGCACTCCAGATTGGGGAAGTAATGAATGCAGATATAACGTATTGCAATGGCATTGTGATAGGCAGGTGTGGAAGATTTCCCCCACACTTTAAATCAGCATGGAATCAATTTAGACATTATACTATCCCTGGGGATGTTCTGAAGAAAGGGAAAAATCTGATAAGCATACGAATATACTATGATGCTGAATTCTGGATACACGCTCCCATACGTTTAGTAGGCGATAGCTCTGGTAAAGCATTGTACGATTATATTAATTTTATGCGTATTCATTTGATGCAGGCGTTGTTCTTTATTATGCTTACACTGGCTATTCTCTTCTTAGTGATGTTTTATTATCAAAGGGATTCTTTGGAATATCTTTTCTTTGGGCTATCATGTATAACAGTTGCATTTCCGCAACTACTACATTTTTTTGAAAATCTATATCCCAATTTGACATATTCATCCAATACAGTATTGAAGGTATCCCAACCAGGGCTACTTTTCTTTCCTGCATTTTTGAACCTCTTTTACCGGCACCATGTGGGAAGAAATAAAAAATGGATTACAATCATCTACATTATTATTCCTGTTGTTTTGACATGTGCGCTAATTTTTCAGAATAGTCGCAGCAACATACTATTTATACGGAATATTTCACTTATTGTGTCTCTTTTATTTATGATTGATTTGTTCATAGCGTCAGGCCTGCAGTTGCTACAGCGTAAAAAAGCTGGATTACTTATTTTTGTTGGGATAGCTCCCATGGTATTGCTGGGGCTACATGATGTACTTGCTTTTGGATTTAAAATAATTCCATCAAATATTGTATTATATGTATATGGTTTGCCTTTTCTGCTTTTTATTATCGCAATATACCTGGTAAATATTTTTATCACAGCATTGCGCCAGTCTAAACAGCTTAATTTCCAATTGCAGCAATTACTTGAAGATATAAAGCGATTGGCTTTTCTTGAAAAAGAACTTGAGATTGCTCGTGCAATTCAGAGTCAATTGCTCCCTTCAACAATACCTGACATTAAAGGACTTGATATAGCAGTAAAATTTCAGCCAGCTTTGCGGATAGGTGGAGATATATATAACATATTTAAGTTAAAGGATGGCGTTATAATATTTTGTGCAGATGTAGTTGGCCATGGAATACCTGCAGCCATGATAGCTTCAATGATAAATATACTCTTCAAGATGTTTCACATGTTATCGGTTGATCCAGGATTGCTACTTAAAAGCCTCAACGTAAATATATGCAATATGCTCCCTCAGACATTTGTAACAGCTGCCTGCTTATATATTAATCGCTACGAAAAGTTCATCCGCCTTGCACGTGCAGGGCATCCATCAGTTATCATTCAGAAAAATGATGGCAATGTCAAAGAATATGTTCCCAAAGGCAAAGCATTAGGATTAAAGACCGACAATACATTTGAAACAATTAATATTTCAGTATCTCCCGGTGACAGAGTTTTTATTTATACAGATGGCATTATTGAGGCCATTAACTGTAATAAGGAAATGTTTGGGATAGAGCGATTAATAAGTGTTATAACTGCTACAAACATATATCCAAGTAAAGAAGCAATTGAAAAAATTTATTCAGAATTAATACAATTTATTGGAGATGCTTCATTTCTTGAAGATGATGTTACGCTGATAATGATTGAAATTCAATAA
- a CDS encoding HD-GYP domain-containing protein: MYQTIYHQLDFYGFFESISKAIEAKDSHTAGHSKRVSNIVNLLALELGFSEYERECLNIAAHLHDIGKIGIPDGILLKHSSLTKAEYMVIQQHPVIGANIVKDIKGFERIAMAIRHHHERFDGSGYPDRLSSQDIPLDAAIIAVADVFDAMTTYRPYKNSILPDVAYNQLLQYRGKLYHPLVVDAFSSVYVNKYDLLMNIIYDGDLEACSPIAIEQL, encoded by the coding sequence ATGTATCAAACAATTTATCATCAGTTAGATTTTTACGGTTTTTTTGAAAGTATTTCAAAAGCTATTGAAGCAAAAGATAGTCATACTGCAGGACACTCTAAAAGGGTTTCGAATATAGTAAATTTATTAGCTTTGGAATTAGGATTTTCTGAATATGAAAGAGAATGTCTTAATATTGCAGCACATTTGCATGATATTGGTAAAATTGGTATCCCGGATGGTATTTTGCTAAAGCATTCTTCATTAACTAAAGCTGAATATATGGTTATCCAACAACACCCTGTCATAGGTGCCAATATTGTAAAAGACATTAAAGGTTTTGAACGCATCGCTATGGCTATACGACATCACCATGAGCGATTTGATGGAAGCGGTTATCCTGACAGATTATCAAGTCAAGATATACCATTAGATGCAGCAATAATTGCGGTAGCTGATGTTTTTGACGCTATGACTACATATAGGCCATATAAGAATAGCATTCTTCCCGATGTTGCTTATAATCAGTTGCTGCAGTATCGTGGAAAACTATATCATCCACTAGTAGTAGATGCATTTTCTTCTGTGTATGTTAATAAATATGATCTTTTAATGAATATAATTTATGATGGGGACTTAGAAGCGTGCAGTCCCATAGCGATTGAGCAATTATAA